The nucleotide window TTCCGTCAGGCCCAGGTGCCCGAGTATCAGGTGCGGCTCAAGTGGCGCCCGAACACGATCGCCCTCTGGGACAACCGGTCGTGCCAGCACTACGCCATTCAGGACTACTACCCCGCCGTTCGGCACATGATGCGCGCGACCATCATCGGCGATCGGCCGGTTTGAGCGCGTACGCACGCGACCTGGGAATTCCATCATGAAGACATTGAATCGCTTCTATATCGACGGACAGTGGGTCGAGCCCGCACAGCACGGCGCGCGGGCTCCCTCATTCGATATCGTCGATCCCGCCACCGAAGAACGCATCGGCACGCTAGCCATGGGCAATGAGGAGGACGCCGATCGCGCGATCGCCGCGGCGCGCGCCGCCTTTCCCGCGTGGTCAGAGACGAGCCGCGAAACGCGTATCGCCCTTCTCGAGCGCATCGCCGTCATCTATCAGCGCCGCCTGCCCGAGCTCGCCGAAGCCGTGCGCCAGGAAATCGGCGCACCGGTCTCGCTGTGCAATGCGTTGCAGGCGCCGATCGGCCTCGCCCACTTGCGCGCAACCATCGATGTCCTGCGCGACTTCGCGTTTGAAACGACGCAAGGCAAGAGCTATGTGCGGCGCGAGGCGATCGGCGTCGCCGCGCTCATCACGCCATGGAACTGGCCGCTGAACCAGATCGTGGCCAAGGTCGCCCCCGCGCTCGCTGCGGGCTGCACGGTCGTGCTCAAGCCTTCGGAAATCGCGCCGCTCGACGCGATGATCTTCGCCGAGATTCTCCACGAGGCCGGCACGCCCGCGGGCGTTTTCAACATGGTGTTCGGCGAGGGTCGCACCGTGGGCGCGCGGCTCGCCTCGCATCCTCAGGTGGACATGGTTTCCATCACCGGTTCGACGCGCGCGGGCGTGGAAGTGGCGATCGGCGCCGCGCCCACGGTCAAGCGCGTCACGCAGGAACTAGGCGGCAAGTCCGCCCTGCTCGTCCTCGACGACGCCGAACTGGCGTCCGCCGTGACGAGCGGCGTCGCGCAGTGCATGGCGAATTCCGGTCAGACCTGCATCGCGCCCACCCGCATGCTGGTGCCACGCGCACGCTACGACGAAGCGGTCACGATCGCAGCAGCGGCCGCGAATACGTTGACGGTCGGCGATCCGGCCGACCCGGCCACGCGCATGGGCCCCATCTCGAACCGCGCCCAGTACGACAAAGTGCAACGCATGATCGAGACGGGAATCGTGGAAGGCGCGCAGGTGGCGGCGGGCGGCCCGGGTCGCCCGTCCGGGCTCTCGCGCGGCTTCTACGCGCGGCCAACGATCTTCGCCGGCGTGCACAACGACATGGCGATCGCGCGTGAGGAAATCTTCGGCCCTGTGCTAGCGATGATTCCCTACGACGATGAAGAAGATGCCATCCGGATCGCGAACGACAGCCCCTACGGGCTTGCGGGCTATATCGCGACGAGCGATGTGCAGCGTGCAC belongs to Paraburkholderia flagellata and includes:
- a CDS encoding aldehyde dehydrogenase family protein; this translates as MKTLNRFYIDGQWVEPAQHGARAPSFDIVDPATEERIGTLAMGNEEDADRAIAAARAAFPAWSETSRETRIALLERIAVIYQRRLPELAEAVRQEIGAPVSLCNALQAPIGLAHLRATIDVLRDFAFETTQGKSYVRREAIGVAALITPWNWPLNQIVAKVAPALAAGCTVVLKPSEIAPLDAMIFAEILHEAGTPAGVFNMVFGEGRTVGARLASHPQVDMVSITGSTRAGVEVAIGAAPTVKRVTQELGGKSALLVLDDAELASAVTSGVAQCMANSGQTCIAPTRMLVPRARYDEAVTIAAAAANTLTVGDPADPATRMGPISNRAQYDKVQRMIETGIVEGAQVAAGGPGRPSGLSRGFYARPTIFAGVHNDMAIAREEIFGPVLAMIPYDDEEDAIRIANDSPYGLAGYIATSDVQRARKVAARLRVGSVRINGAMLDVSVPFGGYKTSGNGREYGAEGLAEFLECKSVTI